TGACGGCTGTGGAAGGCCAGGCCCTGTACGGCGCCTTCAAGGCCGGCGTTCACCATCTGGTGCGTGGCGCGGCCGCGGAATTCGGGGCGTCGGGGGTGCGCGTGAACACCGTCGCGCCAGGGGCGACCAAGACGCCGCGCCTGGTTGCCACGCTGGGCCCGGACTGGCGCCGTGTCAGCGATGCGCTGCCGCTGCGCCGCGTTGCCGACCCCCATGAGATTGCCTCGGTCATCGCGTTTCTCTGCAGCGACATGGCCGTTCACATGACCGGCCAGACCCTGGCGGTGGACGGCGGCGCCAGCGTGGCGTCGTCTCGTCCGCCTCTCATTCCCACGTTCACCCCTTCGAACCTCAAATGGCCATAAGGAGACCATCAATATGAAAACCCAACTTCACCGCCGCGCCTTGCTTCTCGCCGCCCCGTGCATGACCTTCGGCCTGGCGGGCGCATGGGCCCAGGCGCCCTGGCCTCAGCGACCGGTCACCATCGTGGTGCCGACGCCGGCGGGTGGCCCGGCCGACGTGGTCGCCCGCATCGTGGCGCAGAAACTTCAGGATCGGCTGGGTCAGGCGGTCCTGGTGGACAACAAACCCGGTGCGGGTGGCTTGCTGGGGGTCGAACTCGTGGCCCGCGCACGGCCCGATGGCTACACCATCGCGATGCCCAGCTCCTCCGTGATCCTGTCCACGGCCATCGATCCCAAGGCGGTGCGTTTTGACATCCGCACGGACTTCGAACTGCTCACCACCGCGGGCAAGATTCCGCTGGTCATGTCGGCCAACAACGCAATGCCGTTTTCGAACTTCCGTGAGTTTGTGTCCTACGCCAAGGCGAATCCCGGCAAGCTGTCTGTGGGCGTGACGCCCGGGCTGGCCACCACCGCGCACGTGCTGATGGAACGCATCAAGCTGGAGATGGGCATTGACATCGTTCCCGTCGCGTACAAGGGCAGCGGTCCGGCGACGATCGCCGTGAGCACCGGTGAAGTGCAGGTGATCATGGACAACATCTCGGGCTCGGGTGCGTTCATTCAGGCGGGCAAGATCAAGCCCATCGCGATCATGACGCCGCAGCGCAATCCCAACTATCCGCAGGTGTTGAGCATTGCCGAGCAAGGCCATCCGGGGCTCGCGGTGGAGACCTGGAACGGCTTTGTCGTGCCCAAGGGAGTGCCGAAGGAGGTGGTGCAGCTGCTGCAGCGCGAGCTCATGGCGGTGATGAACGATCCGGAGATGGTGGCGAAGCTGCGCTCCCTGGGGCAAGACCCGGGTGGTCAGACCCCGGAGGAGTTCGCCGCCATCATGCGCAATGGGCTCGAGATGTGGACACGCGTCATCCGGCAGGCCAACCTGAAGCTGACGCAGTGATCGGCAGGTGGGCCCGCTACGCCACGTAGGCCACGATCTCGATCTTCATGCCCGGTACCACCAGGGCCACCCCCGCGCTCGACCGGTTCGGCCAAGGCGCCCGGAAGAACTCGCGGTAGACCGCGTCGATGGCCGGCATGTCGGCCACGTCGGTCATGTAGATCAGAACCTGTGCCACGTCGTCCATCGTCCTGCCGGCACGCTCCACCGCGCGCCGCAGGTTGGCGAACGTCAGGCGCGCCTGCTCTTCGATGGTGCCGGTGGTGTCCACGCTGCCATCTTCGCGCACCGGCCCGTGCGCGGTGTAGAGCACACCGCCGGCACGGACCATCCACGAAAAAGGTTGCTGGAAGTCGGGCAGGCCGACGTCGATCACTTCTCTCATGGAGGTCCGACGATCAGTCGGCCATGATCCCGGTTTCCCGGATCACCTTGCCGTAGCGTTCGTTGTGGTACTGGTTGATCTTGGCCAGGGCCGCCGGCTCACCGCCGACGGGAATCAGCGCCATGGTCTGCATGCGCGCCTGCACGTCGGGCATCTTGAGGATGTCGTTCAGGTGGCCGTTGAGCGTGCGAACCACGTCGGCGGGCATGCCCTTGGGGCCGAAGAAGCCTTGCCAGGCACCCACTTCCGCGTCCTTCACGCCGGCCTCGGCCAGCGTGGGCACGTTGGGCGCCAGCGACGAGCGCTGCGGGTCCGCCACGGCCACGTTCACCAGCTTGCCCTGGCTGATGTATTGCGCCACCGGACCGAGCGTGGTGTACATCATGGGGATGTGGCCGGCCACGAGATCGACGATGGCCGGGCCGCTGCCACGGTAGGGCACTTGCGCCAGCTTGGTGCCGGCCGACCGGTTGACCATCTCGCCCAGGATGTGCATGGGCGAACCGCTGCCGGGGCTGGCGTAGTTGGCGACCTTGCCGCTCTTGGCGGCGGCCACCACGTCCTTCACCGTGTTCAGGCCCGAGCCTGCGTGGGTGATGAGAAAGAGCGATTGCGTGCCGGCCAGCAGGATCGGCGTGAAGTCGGTGAGCGGGTTGTAGACCGCGCCCGTGCCGGGCTTGAGCACCAGCGGTGCGGTGGCGAAGGTGTTGGGTGTGAAGAGCAGGGTATAGCCATCGGGCGCGGCCTTGGCCACGTAGGAATTGCCGATGGTGCCGCTGGCGCCGGTCTTGTTCTCCACCACCACCGGCTGGCCGACGCGGGCCTGCAGCTTCTCGGCAAAGCTGCGCGCCAGCGCGTCGGTGTCGCCACCGGGCGGGAACGACACGACCAGGGTGATGGTCTTGCTGGGGTAGGCCTGGGCCAGGGCAGCGCCGCCGGGCAGGGCGAGCGCGGCTGCGGCAGTCATGGTGGCGAGCATCAGCTTGCGTCGATCGATCATGTTTTTGTCTCCGGTGGTGGTGGTTGTGGTCTGACAGGAAAACGATCAGGAGGCACGCGGTGCTAGAACACGCCGTTGAACGAGCCGCCGTCGATGAGGATGTTCTGGCCGTTGATGTAGCCGGCGTGCACGCTGCACAGGTAGGCGCAGGTGTGGCCGAGCTCGCTCGGTTGGCCCGGGCGGTGCGCGGGGTGCTTGGCAAAGCGGGCGCTGCGCACTTCTTCGGGTGTCTTGCCTTCGCGCTGCGCCTGCGCGGCGAAGTTGCTGGCCAGTCGCGCGGTGTCGAAGGCGCCGGGCAGGAGGTTGTTGATGGTCACGCCGCGCGCCACCGTGCTGCGCGCCAGGCTGGCGACGAAGCCGGTGAGGCCGCTGCGCGCGCCGGTGGACAGGCCCAGGCCGTCCACGGGCGATTTCACCGCGCTGGAGGTGAGGTTGATGATGCGGCCGAAGCCGCGCGCCATCATGCCGTCCACCGTGGCCTTGATGAGTTCGATCGGCGCGAGCATGTTGGCGTCGATGGCCTTGTGCCAGGTCTCGCGGTCCCATTGGCGGAAGTCGCCGGGCGCGGGGCCGCCGGCGTTGGTGATGAGGATGTCGAACGCGGGGTGCGCGGCGAAGATGCGCGCGCGGCCTTCATCGGCGGTCACGTCGGCGGCGATCCAGTCGACCCGGCCCGCGCCGTGCGCGGCCAGGCGTTCGGCCGCTTCGCGCAGCGGCCCTTCGGTGCGCGCGGCGATCACCACGTGCACACCGTCTTTCACCAGCGCTTCGGCGCAGGCATAGCCCAGCCCCGAACTCGCGCCGCACACCAGTGCTTTCTTGCCAGCAATGCCCAGATCCATGGTGGTTCAGCTTTCGTTTGAGAGGGGGATGGTTTCGCGCAGATCGGTGTCCAGGCGCGCCCAGGCGTCGATCTCCACGTGCAGTTCTGGAAACACCAGAGCCTTCACGGCCACCAGCGTGGAGCAGGGCGTGTGCGCGCCGAAGAAGTCGCGCCTGGCGCGGCCCACTTCGTCCTTGTCGGCGATGTCGGTCAGGTAGACCACGGTCTTCGTGATGTTGTGCTTGTGCCCGCCGGCCGCGCTGACCAGTGCTTCGAGCTTCTTCAGCACCACCATGGCCTGGTCGTACGCGCCGAGCGCTTCACCGCGTTCGGCGGCCTGGCGCGTGGCGGGGTGGCCGGTCATGCCCGACATCACCACTTCCTGGCCGATGCGGTAGCCGTTGGTCCAACTGGCGGTGGGCAGGTCCGGCACCTGCGGGCACTGGAGTTTTTCGGCGATCGCCATCACTGGCCTCCCGCGCGCACGCGTTCGATGATGCGCTCGCGCACCGGCACGAAGTCGTAGGTGGGATAGACCTCGGTCTGGAACACGCCCCAGGCGGAGCGCTCCAGTTCGAGGTTCACGCGGCCCAGGAGGTGCGCAGGCACCTCCAGCGTGACGATCTGGCCCAGGCCCATGGCCACGGTCCACGAGACGACGCGCGTGCCTTCCACCGGGAAACGGTCCCACCACCCGCTGGCCTTGAGCTTGGCCTGCACGTCGTCCAGCGTGAGCCCCGGGTGGTGCTTGAGCACCAGGGTGAGCAAGACGTTGGGGTTATCGGTCGCGGCAGGTTGGCCCATGGCGGTATCACTCCACGGTGATGTTGCGGTCCTTGATGACCTTCGCCCAACGCGCGGTCTCGTCGCGGATGTGCTTGTCGAAGGCGGTGGTCTTGATGTCCCACGAGGTCAGGCCCTGGCCCTTGAGCTGTTCCTGCACGGCGGGCTGGGCCAGGATCTCGGCCGCATCCTTGGCCAGTTGCGCCGCCACGTCGGCCGGCGTGCCGGCAGGCGCGAGCAGGCCGTACCACGAGGGCACCACGACGCCGGGCACGCCCGATTCGGCCAGGGTCGGGATCTCGGGCGCGGTGGGCGTGCGTGCGCTGTCCGTCAGGGCCAGTGCCACGAGCTTGCCGCTGCGGATGTGCGGCAGCACGGTGGGCAGGTTGCTGAAGGTCAGCGGCACCACGCCACCGAGCACGTCGTTGATGGCGGGCGGCGTGCCCTTGTAGGCAATGTGCAGGATGTCCACGTTCGCCTGCGACTTGAAGAGCTCGCCGGCCAGGTGCAGGCCGCTGCCCACGCCGGGCGAGGCGTACGACAGGGTGTTGGGCTTGGCCTTGGCCTGCGCGATCAGATCGGCCACGGTCTTGATGCCGGTCTTGGGGCTGGTGACGATCACGTTGGGCGTCTTCGCCAGCATGGCCACGGGCACGAAGTCCTTCTGGATGTCGAAGGGGAACTTGGGCATCAGCGTGGGGTTGATGGTGAGGTTGCCGGCCGGGATCACCAGCAGCGTGTGGCCATCGGCCTTGGCGCGCTTGACGCGCTCCATGCCGATGTTGCCAGCGGCACCCGGTGCGTTGTCCACCACGGCGAGTTGGCTGTAGCGCTTGCCCAGGCCATCGGCCAGCACGCGCGCGAGCGTGTCGATGGGGCCACCTGGCGGGAAGGGGGCGATCAGCGTGAACTTGTCCGAGGCCAGCTGCTTCTCGGCGGTGGTCTGCGCGTGGGCCACAGTGGTGCCCAGCAGGGCGAACAGCGAAGTGAAGGCGATCAGGGTGCGGCGGTGGTGCGTCATGTGAAAACTCTCAAGGATTCAAAAGTGGGTGAGGATGGCCAGGGTCATTCCATCGTGATGTTGCGGGCCTTGATCACCTTGGCCCAGCGCGCGGTTTCCTCGCGGATGTAGGCGTCGAAGGCCGAGGTCTTCAGGTCCCACTCGGTCATGCCTTGCGACTTGAAGAACTCGCGGAACTGCGGCTGGGCCAGGATGGCGTCCACGTCCTTGGCCAGCTGTGCCACCACATCGCTGGGCGTGCCGGCCGGCGCCATCAGGCCGTACCACGAGGGCACCACCACGCCAGGCACACCTTGCTCGGCCATGGTGGGAATGTTCGGGGCGTGCGGCGAGCGTTTGCTGTCGGTCAGGCCCAGCGCCACCAGCCGGCCGCTTTCGATGTGCGGCAGCATGGTGGGCAGGTTGCCCACCATCAGCGGCACCGTGCCGGCCAGCAAATCGTTGATGGCCGGGGTCGATCCCTTGTAGGCCACGTGCTGGATGTCGATGCCGGCCTGGTCCTTGAACAGCTCGCCGGCGATGTGCAGGCCACTGCCCATGCCACTGGAAGCGAAGAAGAGTTCGCCCGGCTTCTGCTTGGCCGTCTTGATCACGTCGGCCACGGTCTTGAAGCCCGACTTGGGGTTGGCCATCAGCACGTTGGGCGTGGTCGCCAGCATGGTCACGGCGACGAAGTCCTTCTGCACGTCGAAGGGAAACTTGGGCATCAGCGTGGGGTTGATGGTGAGGTTGCCCGCAGGGATGACAAGCAGCGTGTGGCCATCGGCCTTGGACCGCTTGACCTTGCCCATGCCGATGGTGCCCGCGCCACCGGGCACGTTGTCGACCACGGCCACCTGGTTGTAGCGTTTGGCCAGGCCGTCGGCCAGCATGCGCGAGAGCGAGTCGAGCGCGCCGCCGGCCGGAAAGGGCGTGACCACGGTGAACCGGTCGGACGAGAGCTGCTTTTCAGCGGCGTTCTGCGCGTGAGCGGTGCCCATGAGGGCGAACATCGAGGCGAGGGCGAGGAGGGTGCGACGGCTGGTCATGGCTTGAACAAAATGAGATGAGAAAAAAAGAAAAGATGTCGCACCGAATGGAATCCGGCAGATGCCGGACCTTGTCTCCTGTTGTGTGCAGCGACGCGGATGGGTTGAGCAAGACTCAGGCCGTGGCCCAGGGCATGGGCGCTTCGTTCAGGCCCCAGTAGAAGCTCTTCTGGCTGGTGTATTCGAGGATGCCCAGGCGGCCCTTCTCCTGGCCGTAGCCGCTCATCTTCACGCCGGTGAAGGGCGTGCTGATAGAGAAGACCTTGTAGGTGTTGATCCAGACCGTGCCGGTCTGCAGCGCGCGCCCGATGCGCCAGGCGCTCTTGAAGTCGCGCGTCCAGATGCCCGAGGCCAGGCCGAACATGTTGTCGTTGCACTGCGCGATCAGGTCGGCCTCGTCCTTCCACGGCAGCAGCGCCAGCACCGGGCCGAAGATCTCTTCCTGGCACATGCGCGCGCTGTTGGGCAGGCCTTCGAAGATGGTGGGCAGGTAGTAGCTGCCGCCGTCGTAGAAGCCGCCGCTGGGACGCTCGCCACCGCAGAGCACGGTGCCGCCTTCGTCGCGGCCCAGTTGCACGTACTTCTCCACCGAGGCGCGGTGGCCCAGGTTGACCAGCGGGCCCATCTGCGT
The sequence above is a segment of the Hydrogenophaga sp. BPS33 genome. Coding sequences within it:
- a CDS encoding Bug family tripartite tricarboxylate transporter substrate binding protein, with amino-acid sequence MIDRRKLMLATMTAAAALALPGGAALAQAYPSKTITLVVSFPPGGDTDALARSFAEKLQARVGQPVVVENKTGASGTIGNSYVAKAAPDGYTLLFTPNTFATAPLVLKPGTGAVYNPLTDFTPILLAGTQSLFLITHAGSGLNTVKDVVAAAKSGKVANYASPGSGSPMHILGEMVNRSAGTKLAQVPYRGSGPAIVDLVAGHIPMMYTTLGPVAQYISQGKLVNVAVADPQRSSLAPNVPTLAEAGVKDAEVGAWQGFFGPKGMPADVVRTLNGHLNDILKMPDVQARMQTMALIPVGGEPAALAKINQYHNERYGKVIRETGIMAD
- a CDS encoding RidA family protein codes for the protein MAIAEKLQCPQVPDLPTASWTNGYRIGQEVVMSGMTGHPATRQAAERGEALGAYDQAMVVLKKLEALVSAAGGHKHNITKTVVYLTDIADKDEVGRARRDFFGAHTPCSTLVAVKALVFPELHVEIDAWARLDTDLRETIPLSNES
- a CDS encoding SDR family oxidoreductase — translated: MDLGIAGKKALVCGASSGLGYACAEALVKDGVHVVIAARTEGPLREAAERLAAHGAGRVDWIAADVTADEGRARIFAAHPAFDILITNAGGPAPGDFRQWDRETWHKAIDANMLAPIELIKATVDGMMARGFGRIINLTSSAVKSPVDGLGLSTGARSGLTGFVASLARSTVARGVTINNLLPGAFDTARLASNFAAQAQREGKTPEEVRSARFAKHPAHRPGQPSELGHTCAYLCSVHAGYINGQNILIDGGSFNGVF
- a CDS encoding Bug family tripartite tricarboxylate transporter substrate binding protein, whose translation is MKTQLHRRALLLAAPCMTFGLAGAWAQAPWPQRPVTIVVPTPAGGPADVVARIVAQKLQDRLGQAVLVDNKPGAGGLLGVELVARARPDGYTIAMPSSSVILSTAIDPKAVRFDIRTDFELLTTAGKIPLVMSANNAMPFSNFREFVSYAKANPGKLSVGVTPGLATTAHVLMERIKLEMGIDIVPVAYKGSGPATIAVSTGEVQVIMDNISGSGAFIQAGKIKPIAIMTPQRNPNYPQVLSIAEQGHPGLAVETWNGFVVPKGVPKEVVQLLQRELMAVMNDPEMVAKLRSLGQDPGGQTPEEFAAIMRNGLEMWTRVIRQANLKLTQ
- a CDS encoding Bug family tripartite tricarboxylate transporter substrate binding protein; translated protein: MTHHRRTLIAFTSLFALLGTTVAHAQTTAEKQLASDKFTLIAPFPPGGPIDTLARVLADGLGKRYSQLAVVDNAPGAAGNIGMERVKRAKADGHTLLVIPAGNLTINPTLMPKFPFDIQKDFVPVAMLAKTPNVIVTSPKTGIKTVADLIAQAKAKPNTLSYASPGVGSGLHLAGELFKSQANVDILHIAYKGTPPAINDVLGGVVPLTFSNLPTVLPHIRSGKLVALALTDSARTPTAPEIPTLAESGVPGVVVPSWYGLLAPAGTPADVAAQLAKDAAEILAQPAVQEQLKGQGLTSWDIKTTAFDKHIRDETARWAKVIKDRNITVE
- a CDS encoding RidA family protein → MREVIDVGLPDFQQPFSWMVRAGGVLYTAHGPVREDGSVDTTGTIEEQARLTFANLRRAVERAGRTMDDVAQVLIYMTDVADMPAIDAVYREFFRAPWPNRSSAGVALVVPGMKIEIVAYVA
- a CDS encoding Bug family tripartite tricarboxylate transporter substrate binding protein; protein product: MTSRRTLLALASMFALMGTAHAQNAAEKQLSSDRFTVVTPFPAGGALDSLSRMLADGLAKRYNQVAVVDNVPGGAGTIGMGKVKRSKADGHTLLVIPAGNLTINPTLMPKFPFDVQKDFVAVTMLATTPNVLMANPKSGFKTVADVIKTAKQKPGELFFASSGMGSGLHIAGELFKDQAGIDIQHVAYKGSTPAINDLLAGTVPLMVGNLPTMLPHIESGRLVALGLTDSKRSPHAPNIPTMAEQGVPGVVVPSWYGLMAPAGTPSDVVAQLAKDVDAILAQPQFREFFKSQGMTEWDLKTSAFDAYIREETARWAKVIKARNITME